One region of Peribacillus simplex genomic DNA includes:
- a CDS encoding DUF72 domain-containing protein, with protein sequence MIYVGVTGWGDHDSLYHGGVSQRDKLKEYGAHFPIVEVDASFYAIQPKRNSEKWISETPASFQFVVKAYQGMTGHQRGEIPFESKKEMFKAFRDSLEAYQKSGKLAMILFQFPPWFDCNRENVNYLRWCKAEMGDIPAAIEFRNQSWYRPNMVQQTLDFIQKEGWVHTVCDEPQAGEGSIPIVLHSTHEDKTLIRFHGRNLHGWQRPSSGDNWREVRYLYRYNHQELNEWVEKIRIMEKESKEIYVLFNNNSGGDAADNAKQMIELLGIEYEGLAPRQLGLF encoded by the coding sequence ATGATATATGTTGGTGTGACCGGTTGGGGGGATCATGATAGTTTGTATCATGGCGGAGTGTCGCAACGTGATAAACTCAAAGAGTATGGGGCTCATTTTCCCATTGTGGAGGTGGATGCCTCATTTTATGCAATCCAGCCAAAGAGGAACAGTGAAAAGTGGATATCCGAGACACCAGCGTCATTCCAGTTTGTCGTTAAAGCCTATCAAGGGATGACGGGACATCAGCGTGGGGAAATTCCATTTGAAAGTAAAAAGGAAATGTTCAAGGCCTTTCGGGACTCTCTAGAAGCTTATCAGAAGTCCGGCAAGCTCGCGATGATCCTATTTCAGTTTCCGCCATGGTTTGATTGTAACCGTGAAAATGTAAATTACCTGAGATGGTGTAAAGCTGAAATGGGCGATATTCCAGCTGCCATAGAATTTCGGAATCAAAGCTGGTACAGACCCAACATGGTCCAGCAAACCCTGGACTTTATCCAAAAGGAGGGTTGGGTCCACACTGTATGCGATGAGCCTCAGGCTGGGGAGGGTTCCATTCCTATCGTCCTCCATTCCACCCATGAAGATAAAACGCTGATCCGCTTTCATGGCCGTAACCTGCATGGTTGGCAGAGACCTTCTTCGGGTGATAATTGGCGTGAGGTCAGGTACTTATACCGATATAATCATCAGGAATTGAATGAATGGGTGGAGAAAATCAGGATAATGGAAAAGGAATCCAAGGAGATATATGTCCTGTTCAATAATAACTCAGGCGGAGATGCCGCTGATAATGCCAAACAAATGATTGAGTTGCTTGGTATAGAATATGAAGGACTGGCTCCCCGGCAGCTTGGTTTGTTTTAA
- the sufB gene encoding Fe-S cluster assembly protein SufB: protein MAKKMPEIGDYKYGFADKDVSIFRSKRGLTKEIVEEISRMKDEPQWMLDFRLKSLEHFYNMPMPQWGGDMQSLNFDEITYYVKPSEKSEKSWDEVPEEIKQTFDKLGIPEAEQKYLAGVSAQYESEVVYHSMKVELEDLGIVFKDTDSALRENEDIFREHFGKTIPPTDNKFSALNSAVWSGGSFIYVPKGVKVDTPLQAYFRINSENMGQFERTLIIVDEGASVHYVEGCTAPVYTTNSLHSAVVEIVIKKDAYCRYTTIQNWANNVFNLVTKRAVCDANATMEWIDGNIGSKLTMKYPAVILKGEGARGMTLSIAIAGKGQHQDAGAKMIHLAPNTSSTIVSKSISKQGGKVTYRGIVHFGRKADGARSNIECDTLIMDNQSTSDTIPYNEILNDNISLEHEAKVSKVSEEQLFYLMSRGISEQEATEMIVMGFIEPFTKELPMEYAVEMNRLIKFEMEGSIG from the coding sequence ATGGCAAAGAAAATGCCTGAAATCGGCGATTATAAATATGGCTTTGCGGATAAAGATGTTTCCATCTTCCGTTCAAAGCGCGGTCTGACAAAAGAAATCGTGGAAGAGATTTCTCGAATGAAGGATGAACCGCAATGGATGCTTGATTTCCGTTTGAAATCATTGGAGCATTTTTACAACATGCCAATGCCTCAATGGGGCGGCGACATGCAGAGCTTGAACTTTGATGAAATCACATACTATGTTAAACCATCAGAGAAATCGGAAAAATCTTGGGATGAAGTTCCTGAGGAAATCAAACAGACTTTTGATAAGTTGGGAATTCCTGAGGCCGAACAAAAATATCTTGCAGGCGTATCCGCTCAATATGAATCTGAAGTGGTTTACCATAGCATGAAAGTTGAATTGGAAGATTTGGGTATCGTGTTTAAAGATACGGACTCAGCACTTCGTGAAAATGAAGATATCTTCCGTGAGCATTTTGGAAAAACGATTCCGCCTACTGACAATAAATTCTCGGCATTGAACTCGGCGGTTTGGTCAGGCGGATCTTTCATCTATGTACCAAAAGGCGTTAAAGTGGATACTCCGCTTCAAGCTTATTTCCGAATCAACTCTGAAAACATGGGTCAATTCGAACGTACGCTAATCATTGTTGATGAAGGCGCATCCGTTCACTATGTAGAAGGTTGCACAGCACCTGTATATACAACTAACTCCCTTCATAGTGCGGTTGTTGAAATAGTCATTAAAAAAGATGCTTACTGCCGTTACACGACGATCCAAAACTGGGCAAACAACGTGTTTAACCTGGTTACGAAACGTGCGGTATGTGATGCTAACGCAACTATGGAATGGATTGATGGTAACATCGGTTCTAAATTGACAATGAAATATCCTGCTGTCATCTTAAAAGGTGAAGGTGCCCGCGGTATGACATTATCCATTGCCATTGCCGGAAAAGGCCAGCACCAAGATGCTGGGGCAAAAATGATTCACCTGGCGCCAAATACATCTTCAACTATCGTATCTAAATCAATTTCTAAACAAGGCGGTAAAGTAACATATCGCGGTATCGTTCACTTCGGACGTAAAGCGGATGGAGCTCGTTCGAACATTGAATGTGATACATTAATCATGGATAATCAGTCTACATCTGATACAATCCCTTATAATGAAATCTTGAATGACAACATTTCCCTTGAACACGAAGCGAAGGTTTCCAAAGTATCTGAAGAACAATTGTTCTACTTGATGAGCCGCGGAATTTCTGAGCAAGAAGCAACGGAAATGATCGTAATGGGCTTCATCGAACCATTTACAAAAGAACTTCCGATGGAATATGCGGTTGAAATGAACCGTCTGATCAAGTTCGAAATGGAAGGCTCCATCGGATAA
- the sufU gene encoding Fe-S cluster assembly sulfur transfer protein SufU — protein MSFDNLDTLYRQVIMDHYKKPRNKGMLEDGSMTIDMNNPTCGDRIRLTMKIEDGKVNDVKFDGDGCSISMSSASMMTQAIKGKDVETALAMSETFSLMIQGKEYDDEMDLGDIEALQGVSKFPARIKCATLAWKAMEKGLKE, from the coding sequence ATGTCTTTTGATAACTTAGATACACTTTACCGTCAGGTCATTATGGATCATTATAAGAAACCACGTAATAAGGGCATGCTAGAGGATGGCAGCATGACGATTGACATGAACAATCCAACTTGCGGTGATCGGATTCGATTAACGATGAAGATTGAAGATGGAAAAGTCAACGATGTTAAATTCGATGGTGACGGTTGTTCGATATCCATGAGTTCAGCTTCCATGATGACTCAAGCCATTAAGGGCAAAGACGTTGAAACTGCTTTAGCCATGTCCGAGACTTTTTCCTTAATGATTCAGGGAAAAGAATACGATGATGAGATGGACCTTGGGGATATTGAAGCCCTTCAAGGTGTTTCTAAATTTCCTGCCCGAATCAAGTGTGCGACGTTAGCTTGGAAGGCCATGGAAAAGGGATTGAAGGAATAA
- a CDS encoding cysteine desulfurase, giving the protein MNPYEIRKLFPILDQEVNGQPLVYLDSAATSQKPAAVIEAIEQYYRGYNSNVHRGVHTLGTKATDAYEGAREKVRKFINASSTEEIIFTRGTTTSLNTVARSYGGANIKAGDEIVISYMEHHSNIIPWQQLAKEKGAVLKYIPLQEDCTISLDDVRATITDATKIVSIMQVSNVLGVINPVKEIAQIAHEHGAIMVVDGAQSTPHLKVDVRDLDCDFFAFSGHKMVGPTGIGALYGKKELLEKMEPIEFGGEMIDFVGLYESTWKELPWKFEGGTPIIAGAIGLGAAIDFLEEIGLDNIERHEHKLAAYAMEKMSAVEGLTIYGPKDSEKRAGVVTFNINDVHPHDVATVLDADGIAVRAGHHCAQPLMKWLDVSSTARASFYLYNTEEDIDKLVSGLVKTKEYFSNVF; this is encoded by the coding sequence ATGAACCCATACGAAATTCGTAAGCTTTTTCCAATATTAGATCAAGAAGTCAATGGTCAGCCATTAGTTTATTTAGATAGTGCTGCAACCTCTCAAAAACCGGCTGCAGTGATTGAAGCGATTGAGCAATATTACCGCGGATACAACTCGAATGTTCACCGCGGGGTGCATACACTAGGAACAAAAGCTACGGATGCGTATGAAGGTGCACGTGAAAAGGTACGTAAGTTCATTAATGCTTCTTCTACAGAAGAAATCATCTTCACTAGAGGTACAACGACTTCTTTAAATACTGTAGCAAGAAGTTACGGTGGTGCAAATATTAAAGCGGGTGACGAAATCGTCATCTCCTACATGGAGCATCATAGTAATATCATTCCGTGGCAGCAGCTTGCCAAAGAAAAAGGCGCTGTACTGAAGTATATTCCGCTTCAGGAGGATTGTACGATTTCCCTTGATGATGTTAGGGCAACAATTACGGACGCAACGAAAATCGTTTCCATCATGCAGGTTTCGAATGTACTTGGTGTTATCAATCCTGTGAAGGAAATCGCGCAAATCGCCCATGAACACGGTGCTATAATGGTAGTCGACGGGGCGCAAAGCACGCCGCACCTAAAAGTGGATGTCCGTGATCTGGATTGTGATTTCTTTGCCTTCTCAGGTCATAAAATGGTCGGCCCAACTGGTATCGGCGCATTATATGGCAAAAAAGAACTTCTGGAAAAAATGGAGCCGATTGAATTTGGCGGTGAGATGATTGATTTTGTAGGTTTGTATGAGTCTACATGGAAAGAACTCCCGTGGAAATTCGAAGGCGGAACCCCTATCATTGCAGGTGCCATCGGTCTTGGGGCTGCGATTGATTTCTTGGAAGAAATCGGCTTGGATAATATTGAACGGCACGAACATAAACTCGCCGCTTATGCGATGGAGAAAATGTCTGCAGTTGAAGGACTGACGATATACGGTCCAAAAGATTCAGAAAAACGTGCGGGTGTAGTAACCTTTAATATTAATGACGTACATCCACATGATGTCGCTACCGTACTTGATGCAGATGGAATTGCTGTCCGTGCCGGTCATCACTGCGCACAGCCATTAATGAAATGGCTTGACGTGTCCTCGACAGCAAGAGCAAGTTTCTATCTCTATAACACGGAAGAAGATATTGATAAGCTTGTGTCCGGGCTTGTTAAAACGAAGGAGTATTTCAGCAATGTCTTTTGA
- the sufD gene encoding Fe-S cluster assembly protein SufD: MTTETKLPFEQEDISSYSTKNNEPAWLSELRIQAFSEFEKLPMPKPDKTKIDKWNFTSFKTHAVESEAFASKEELPEEIKAIIEENGNLYIQRNNTPAHINLSANVKEQGVIFTDIFTAARDHSELVQKYFMKDGVKIDEHRLTALHAALVNGGAFLYVPKNVEIKEPIQAVFLLDNPDTALFNHVLIVAEDNSSVTYVENYFSNVESNEGIANIVTEVFANANAKVEYGAVDTLSKGFTTYVNRRGVAGRDARIEWALGLMNDGNTISDNTTYLMGDGSHGDTKSVVVGRGEQKQNFTTAIIHFGKRSEGYILKHGVMKDAASSIFNGIGKIEFGATKANAEQESRVLMLSEKARGDANPILLIDEDDVTAGHAASVGRVDPLQLYYLMSRGITKKEAERLVIHGFLAPVVNQLPIEGVKKQLVAVIERKVQ; the protein is encoded by the coding sequence ATGACTACAGAAACGAAATTACCGTTTGAACAAGAGGATATAAGCTCTTATTCAACTAAAAATAATGAGCCAGCTTGGCTTTCCGAGCTTCGGATTCAAGCGTTTTCTGAATTTGAAAAGCTCCCGATGCCAAAGCCGGATAAAACGAAAATCGACAAATGGAATTTTACTTCTTTCAAGACCCACGCGGTTGAAAGTGAAGCTTTTGCCTCTAAAGAGGAGCTTCCGGAAGAAATCAAAGCCATCATTGAAGAAAACGGAAACTTATACATTCAACGCAACAATACGCCGGCACATATCAATCTGTCAGCAAATGTGAAAGAACAAGGCGTCATTTTTACGGATATTTTCACAGCAGCACGTGACCATTCCGAGCTTGTGCAAAAGTATTTCATGAAAGACGGCGTTAAAATAGATGAGCATCGTTTAACAGCATTGCATGCTGCATTAGTTAATGGGGGAGCATTCCTTTATGTTCCGAAAAATGTAGAAATCAAAGAGCCGATTCAAGCGGTATTCTTGTTGGATAATCCAGATACTGCACTTTTCAATCATGTATTGATCGTAGCGGAAGATAACAGCTCGGTAACATATGTGGAGAACTATTTCTCAAATGTTGAATCTAACGAAGGCATCGCCAATATCGTAACTGAAGTATTTGCGAATGCGAATGCAAAAGTGGAATACGGAGCGGTCGATACACTTTCAAAAGGCTTTACGACATATGTTAACCGTCGTGGAGTGGCAGGACGTGACGCCCGTATTGAGTGGGCACTTGGCCTGATGAACGATGGAAATACGATTTCAGATAATACAACATATCTAATGGGCGATGGCTCTCACGGTGATACTAAATCAGTTGTTGTCGGACGCGGGGAACAAAAACAGAACTTTACGACAGCCATTATTCATTTTGGCAAACGCTCTGAGGGCTATATCCTTAAGCACGGTGTCATGAAAGACGCAGCATCCTCTATTTTTAATGGAATTGGGAAAATAGAGTTTGGTGCTACAAAGGCTAATGCCGAACAAGAATCACGCGTACTGATGCTGAGTGAAAAAGCACGCGGTGACGCCAATCCAATCCTCTTGATTGATGAAGATGATGTAACGGCTGGTCATGCTGCTTCCGTCGGTCGTGTTGACCCGCTTCAACTGTATTATTTAATGAGCCGTGGTATTACAAAGAAAGAAGCAGAAAGACTTGTCATTCACGGATTCTTGGCCCCTGTTGTTAACCAGCTTCCTATTGAGGGAGTTAAAAAACAATTAGTAGCGGTCATTGAAAGGAAAGTACAGTAA
- the sufC gene encoding Fe-S cluster assembly ATPase SufC, whose product MSASTLTVKDLHVSIEGKEILKGVNLEVKGGEIHAIMGPNGTGKSTLSSAIMGHPKYEVTSGSITFDGEDVLEMEVDERARVGLFLAMQYPSEISGVTNADFLRSSINARREEGDEISLMKFIRQMDQKMEFLEMDEDMAQRYLNEGFSGGEKKRNEILQLMMIQPKIAILDEIDSGLDIDALKVVSKGINEMRGEDFGCLIITHYQRLLNYITPDYVHVMMQGRVVKSGGPELAARLEAEGYDWIKQELGIEDETVGEEA is encoded by the coding sequence ATGTCAGCTTCTACATTAACGGTTAAAGATCTTCACGTATCAATTGAAGGTAAAGAGATTTTAAAAGGGGTAAACCTTGAAGTTAAAGGTGGAGAAATCCATGCGATCATGGGACCAAATGGAACTGGTAAATCCACTTTATCATCAGCAATCATGGGTCACCCAAAATATGAAGTGACAAGCGGAAGCATCACATTCGATGGGGAAGACGTATTGGAAATGGAAGTCGACGAGCGCGCTCGTGTAGGTCTATTCCTTGCTATGCAATATCCAAGTGAAATCAGTGGCGTTACAAACGCTGACTTCTTACGTTCTTCCATTAACGCACGCCGTGAAGAAGGCGATGAAATTTCATTGATGAAATTCATCCGTCAAATGGATCAAAAAATGGAATTCCTTGAAATGGACGAAGATATGGCGCAACGCTATTTAAATGAAGGTTTCTCCGGCGGAGAGAAAAAACGTAACGAGATTCTTCAATTAATGATGATTCAACCTAAAATTGCAATTTTAGATGAGATTGATTCAGGGCTTGACATCGATGCACTTAAAGTCGTTTCAAAAGGAATCAACGAAATGCGCGGAGAAGACTTTGGATGCTTGATCATCACTCACTACCAACGTCTATTAAATTACATCACTCCTGATTATGTACACGTAATGATGCAAGGACGTGTCGTAAAATCAGGTGGTCCTGAACTTGCTGCCCGCTTGGAAGCGGAAGGTTATGATTGGATCAAACAAGAATTGGGCATTGAAGACGAAACTGTTGGCGAAGAAGCGTAA
- a CDS encoding MetQ/NlpA family ABC transporter substrate-binding protein → MKKFLGFALVLVLSIALAACGADKDKSGSDTEKEAKKLVVGASNVPHAEILEKAKPLLKEKGIDLKIEKFQDYVLPNKALNDKELDANYFQHLPFLEAANKENGYNLVNAGGIHIEPIGLYSKKYKSIAKLPEGATIIMSSSVADHGRALSLLEKNGLIKLKEGIDKTTATTKDIVENKKNLKFDANYEAALLPKIYENGEGDAVLINSNYAIDAGLNPLKDSIAIEGSDSPYVNVIAVNKGDENKEEIKTLVEVLHSKEIQDFILKEYDGAVVPVDK, encoded by the coding sequence ATGAAAAAGTTTTTAGGATTTGCATTAGTCCTTGTTTTATCGATTGCTCTGGCAGCTTGTGGAGCCGATAAGGACAAAAGTGGCAGCGATACAGAAAAGGAAGCGAAGAAATTAGTTGTAGGGGCATCCAATGTTCCACATGCCGAGATTCTTGAAAAAGCTAAACCTCTTCTTAAAGAAAAAGGAATAGATTTGAAAATTGAAAAATTCCAGGATTATGTTTTACCGAATAAGGCTTTAAATGATAAGGAATTGGATGCTAACTATTTTCAGCACCTACCTTTCCTTGAGGCGGCCAATAAAGAGAATGGATATAATTTAGTCAATGCGGGCGGAATTCACATCGAGCCTATCGGTCTATATTCAAAAAAATATAAAAGCATCGCTAAACTTCCGGAAGGGGCAACAATCATTATGAGCAGCTCGGTTGCTGACCACGGACGTGCGTTATCTCTTTTGGAAAAGAATGGCCTGATCAAATTGAAAGAGGGCATCGATAAAACGACAGCAACAACAAAAGACATCGTTGAAAATAAGAAAAACCTTAAATTTGATGCTAATTATGAAGCAGCTTTACTTCCAAAGATTTATGAGAATGGTGAAGGGGATGCAGTTCTGATCAACTCTAACTATGCAATCGACGCAGGCTTGAATCCATTGAAAGATTCGATTGCCATTGAAGGTTCTGACTCGCCATATGTGAACGTGATTGCGGTTAACAAAGGTGATGAAAATAAAGAAGAAATCAAAACGCTAGTAGAAGTATTGCATTCTAAAGAGATTCAAGATTTCATCCTTAAAGAATATGATGGTGCAGTTGTACCGGTTGATAAATGA
- a CDS encoding methionine ABC transporter permease: MLKELLPNVDWESILDATKETLYMTSISVVATFFIGILLGLILFLTGKGNIWENRAVNAVIGALVNIFRSIPFLILIVLLIPFTKALVGSMIGENAALPALIIGAAPFYARMVEIGLREIDKGVIEAAKSMGAKTSTIIWKVLLPESMPALISGITVTSIALVGYTAMAGVIGAGGLGNLAYLDGYQRSHNDVTLVATIVILIIVFIIQIIGDVITSKLDKR; encoded by the coding sequence ATGCTTAAAGAATTATTGCCGAATGTAGATTGGGAATCCATTTTAGACGCAACGAAAGAAACGCTTTATATGACAAGCATCTCTGTAGTAGCTACCTTTTTTATAGGCATACTATTAGGGTTGATCCTGTTCTTGACAGGTAAAGGGAATATATGGGAAAATCGGGCGGTCAACGCGGTCATTGGTGCTCTCGTCAATATATTTCGTTCCATTCCATTTCTTATTTTGATCGTGCTGCTCATTCCTTTCACTAAAGCGCTTGTCGGTTCTATGATTGGTGAGAATGCAGCATTACCAGCACTTATTATCGGGGCGGCGCCATTTTATGCGCGTATGGTTGAAATTGGCCTCCGTGAGATCGATAAAGGTGTAATTGAAGCGGCTAAATCCATGGGGGCAAAAACGAGTACGATCATTTGGAAGGTCCTTCTTCCAGAGTCGATGCCGGCCCTTATTTCCGGGATTACGGTAACGTCGATTGCATTGGTCGGCTATACCGCAATGGCCGGGGTCATCGGCGCAGGCGGGCTTGGTAATCTAGCCTATCTAGACGGCTATCAAAGAAGCCACAATGACGTTACGTTAGTAGCGACTATCGTTATTCTGATTATCGTCTTCATTATTCAAATAATTGGAGATGTGATCACATCTAAATTAGACAAAAGATAA
- a CDS encoding methionine ABC transporter ATP-binding protein: MITLTKVSKLFRTGKGNGETIKAVNNVNVEINNGEIFGIIGYSGAGKSTLIRMLNGLETPTEGSVVVAGKEVSKIKGAQLRKARQEISMIFQHFNLLWSRTVQENISFPLEIAGVSKFERIKRVNELIKLVGLEGREKAYPSQLSGGQKQRVGIARALANDPKVLLCDEATSALDPQTTDSILELLVDINQRLGLTIVLITHEMHVIRKICHRVAVMENGQVVEEGPVLAVFKNPKEQMTKRFVQQVTEPEETKETMDHLLERFPAGKVIQLTFVGDRAESPLITKLVRNFELDVNIVQGKISQTRSGSYGTLFIHLDGNEEEMLRAIEFIKAQQVGVEVITHA; the protein is encoded by the coding sequence ATGATTACATTGACGAAAGTAAGTAAGCTTTTCCGAACAGGAAAAGGAAACGGTGAGACTATTAAGGCAGTAAATAATGTGAATGTTGAAATAAATAACGGCGAGATTTTCGGTATTATTGGTTACAGCGGAGCGGGGAAAAGTACTTTGATCAGAATGCTCAATGGATTGGAAACACCTACAGAGGGATCCGTTGTGGTGGCTGGGAAGGAAGTTTCAAAAATTAAAGGGGCTCAGCTCCGTAAGGCACGTCAGGAAATCAGCATGATTTTCCAACATTTCAATCTATTATGGTCCAGGACGGTTCAGGAAAATATATCCTTCCCGTTGGAAATTGCAGGAGTTTCAAAATTTGAACGCATCAAGCGTGTGAACGAATTGATCAAGCTAGTCGGATTGGAAGGCAGAGAAAAGGCATATCCTTCGCAATTAAGCGGAGGGCAAAAGCAAAGGGTGGGAATAGCCAGGGCCCTAGCAAATGATCCTAAGGTGCTTCTTTGTGATGAAGCGACTTCTGCCTTAGATCCACAGACTACCGATTCCATACTCGAATTGCTTGTTGACATCAATCAGCGCCTGGGGTTGACAATTGTCCTGATAACACATGAAATGCATGTAATACGTAAAATCTGTCATCGCGTGGCCGTGATGGAAAACGGGCAGGTCGTTGAAGAGGGACCTGTCCTGGCTGTATTCAAGAATCCTAAAGAACAAATGACGAAGCGTTTCGTGCAACAGGTAACGGAACCAGAAGAAACGAAAGAAACGATGGACCATTTGCTTGAACGCTTTCCTGCAGGTAAAGTGATTCAATTGACTTTTGTAGGTGATCGTGCAGAAAGCCCGTTGATTACCAAGCTCGTACGTAATTTCGAGTTGGATGTCAATATCGTTCAAGGTAAAATATCCCAAACGAGAAGCGGTTCATATGGAACGTTGTTTATCCACCTTGATGGCAATGAGGAAGAAATGCTCCGCGCAATAGAATTCATAAAAGCACAGCAGGTAGGCGTGGAGGTGATTACTCATGCTTAA
- a CDS encoding O-acetylhomoserine aminocarboxypropyltransferase/cysteine synthase family protein yields MSEKKLRFETLSVHGGLQADETGARAVPIYQSNAYLFKDTDYAANLFGLKENGYIYTRLHNPTVSVFEERMALLEGGIGGLATASGMAAISLSILNIAGAGDEIVSASTLYGGTYNLFENTLPKYGIKVKFVSPDDPENFKRAITPRTKAIFAETIGNPSLRVLDIEAVADIAHEAGIPLIIDNTFATPYLCRPIDFGADIVIHSATKWILGNGTTLGGVIVDGGKFDWNSPNYPGFTEPDPSYDGLVYADAVGPAAFITKARVQLLRDLGPALSAQSAFQFTLGLETLHVRMKEHLSNTKSVIQYLENHPAVTWVSHPGKEDHPDKALADKYLPKGAGSVVTFGIQGDREAGAKLINSVELWSHVANVGDAKSLIIHPASTTHQQLNDAGLAKAGVSADQVRLSIGIENAEDLIEDLEQAIEKATNIVSLTSKTV; encoded by the coding sequence ATGTCAGAGAAAAAGTTGCGTTTTGAAACATTGAGTGTTCATGGCGGTCTGCAAGCTGATGAAACAGGTGCCCGGGCAGTCCCTATCTACCAAAGCAATGCATACTTGTTCAAAGACACAGACTATGCAGCGAATTTATTTGGTTTAAAGGAGAATGGTTATATATATACACGACTCCATAATCCCACGGTCAGTGTTTTTGAGGAAAGAATGGCCTTATTGGAAGGCGGTATCGGCGGATTGGCAACTGCAAGCGGAATGGCAGCCATTTCACTGTCAATCCTGAATATTGCCGGTGCAGGGGATGAAATTGTTTCAGCCTCTACATTATATGGCGGCACGTATAATCTTTTTGAAAATACTCTTCCTAAATATGGGATTAAGGTGAAGTTCGTTTCACCTGATGACCCAGAAAATTTCAAAAGGGCAATTACGCCAAGAACAAAAGCCATATTTGCTGAAACGATCGGAAATCCAAGTTTGAGGGTCCTTGATATAGAAGCAGTAGCAGACATCGCCCACGAAGCCGGGATACCTTTAATTATCGATAATACCTTCGCTACACCGTATCTATGCAGACCAATTGATTTTGGGGCGGATATTGTCATCCATTCCGCTACAAAATGGATTTTGGGAAATGGAACGACGTTAGGCGGTGTCATAGTGGATGGAGGGAAGTTCGACTGGAACTCGCCAAACTACCCTGGCTTTACGGAGCCTGACCCAAGCTACGACGGTCTTGTATACGCCGATGCAGTTGGACCTGCTGCTTTTATAACGAAAGCCCGAGTGCAGTTGCTTCGTGATTTAGGTCCTGCGCTAAGTGCCCAAAGTGCATTCCAGTTTACGCTTGGACTTGAAACGCTGCATGTAAGAATGAAAGAGCATCTTTCGAACACCAAGTCTGTTATTCAATATTTGGAAAATCACCCTGCCGTGACTTGGGTTTCACATCCCGGTAAAGAGGATCATCCCGATAAAGCCCTTGCGGACAAATACTTGCCTAAGGGAGCAGGATCTGTTGTGACTTTTGGAATACAGGGTGACCGCGAAGCCGGGGCAAAACTTATCAATTCGGTGGAATTATGGTCCCATGTAGCTAATGTAGGGGATGCTAAGAGTTTAATCATCCACCCTGCCAGTACGACCCACCAACAATTGAATGATGCAGGTCTGGCGAAAGCGGGAGTGAGTGCTGATCAGGTCCGTTTATCCATCGGGATTGAAAATGCAGAGGATTTAATAGAAGATTTAGAGCAGGCAATTGAAAAAGCGACGAATATCGTCTCCCTGACGTCTAAAACGGTTTAA
- a CDS encoding thioredoxin family protein encodes MQEWKEEECKIAVEKGETFCLYLYTPLCGTCQVASKMLTISMELFPELKAGKMNMNYVQAIAESYEIESVPCLLLFKKGQLHKKIYAFQSVPYLYGLLKEIS; translated from the coding sequence ATGCAGGAATGGAAAGAAGAAGAGTGTAAGATTGCCGTTGAAAAAGGGGAAACCTTTTGTTTATATTTATATACGCCTTTATGCGGTACCTGTCAGGTGGCTTCCAAGATGCTGACGATATCCATGGAACTTTTCCCGGAATTGAAGGCAGGCAAAATGAATATGAACTATGTCCAAGCAATCGCCGAATCGTATGAAATTGAAAGTGTCCCTTGTTTATTGCTTTTCAAAAAAGGACAGCTGCACAAAAAAATATATGCCTTTCAATCCGTTCCTTATTTGTATGGATTGCTTAAGGAAATCAGCTAA
- a CDS encoding toprim domain-containing protein, giving the protein MEWGEFDKVIIVEGSSDRKKVASVLNEDVDIRCTNGTISLTKLDELVDELMERDVYLLFDADESGEKLRKQFRREMPEANHLYINKMYKEVESSPEHHIATVLLSANMNVKMKFLSQRMND; this is encoded by the coding sequence ATGGAATGGGGCGAGTTCGATAAAGTGATCATTGTAGAAGGCAGTTCCGATAGAAAAAAAGTTGCCTCCGTTTTAAATGAAGATGTGGATATAAGATGTACGAATGGGACCATATCATTAACTAAGCTCGATGAATTAGTGGATGAATTGATGGAACGTGATGTTTATCTCCTGTTTGACGCAGATGAATCAGGAGAAAAGCTGCGGAAGCAATTCCGAAGGGAAATGCCGGAAGCGAACCACCTGTATATTAATAAAATGTACAAAGAAGTGGAAAGCTCACCCGAACATCATATCGCAACTGTGCTTTTATCTGCCAATATGAATGTGAAAATGAAATTTTTAAGTCAAAGGATGAACGATTAA